A segment of the Flavobacteriales bacterium genome:
GTGGATGAGTTCTTCGGGCTCGGCTTCAAGAGCGTCAATACGGGCCGGGCGCGCGTAACAGGCTACGAATTGGAGCTGGCGGGCAAAGGGAAGATCAAGGCCGTGGAGATCACTGCCCTGCTGGGCTGGACATCAACCAATCCGATCAGCACCACGCCGGATGAGGTGTATGCCATCCCGCCGGACAATCCCATACGGATCATTCCTGCCTCGACCTACACCAATACGAGCTACAACCCGGACGGGAACATCCTCAAGTTCCGCATCCAGCGGACTTTCCGCAGCGACATCCAGCTGCAGTACCGCAAGGTGCTCGCGGGCTTCAGCGTGCGCTACAACAGCCACGTGCGCAACATCGACAAGGCCTTCGTTGACTTGGACGCCGGTCCGCCCGATCCGGACGAACTCCCCACCGGCATCACCGGCTGGATGGAGCGCAACCGCACGGGAACCTGGATCGTGGACGTGCGCGCGGGGCTTGAGCTCACCAAGCAGCTGCGCGCCACGGTTGTGGTGAACAACCTCAGCAACGAGGTGTATTCGCTGCGCCCCTTGAGCATCGAAGCGCCGCGCACCGTGCAGGTGCAGTTGACCGCGACCATGTAAAGCACCCCTCCGCGCATGCGCATCCTTGGCGTGATCCCCGCCCGCTACGCCAGCACGCGCCTGCCGGGCAAGCCGCTGGTCGACATCGGCGGCACCAGCATGGTGATGCGCGTGGTGGAGCAGGCACGGCGCTCCTCTTCACTCGATCGGGTGATCGTGGCTACCGATGATGCCCGCGTGCTCGATCATGCAGCGGCGCATGGCGGCGAATGCGTGATGACCTCACCGGACCATCCGACCGGAACCGATCGCTGCTACGAGGCGCTCAACATCGTCGGCCGGGGTCGCTACGATGCCGTGGTGAACATCCAGGGCGATGAGCCTTTCATCGTCCCCCAGCAGATCGATGAGCTGTGCCTTGCGCTGCGCAAGGCCCCAAGCGGAATCGCCACGCTCGCGCAAGTGGTCACCGATGATCGCGACCTCGACGACCCCGGCGAAGTGCTGATCACGGCCGATGTGAACATGGACGCGCTCTACTTCAGCCGGGCCGCCATTCCTTTCCTCAGGGATGTTGATGCCGGACCCCGGCATGCACGTTTCCGCTACCTGAAGCACGTGGGCCTTTATGGATTCAGTGCGGAGGTGCTCGAGAAATTGGTGGAGCTCGCGCCGTCATCATTGGAGAAGGCCGAAGCCTTGGAGCAATTGCGCTGGGTGGAGAACGGCTACAGGGTGCGAATCGGCCTCACGGAACATCCTTCGTTCTGCGTCGATACACCCGCTGATCTGGAAGAAGCGCGCCATAGGGCGGCATCGCTCTAGATTTGGCCTCGCTTCCCATGGGCCTCGAGCGCGACCTGCACGACCTCCTGTTCTGCCACGATTGCGTGATTGTGCCGCAGTGGGGCGGTTTCCTCACCCACTACCGGCCCGCCCGTCTCGATGAGGCCCGCAAGCTCATCCACCCGCCCAGCAAGGACCTGAGCTTCAACCGCCACTTGGTGCGCAATGATGGCCTGCTGGCTGATCATCTGGCAAGGCGCGAGGGCCTCGCCTTCGATAAAGCGAGCGCGCGGATCGATTCCGAGGTGGCCTCCTGGCGCCTTGCGCTGGACCGCAGCGGCCGATTGGAACTGCCCAGCATCGGCATCTTTTACCGCGATGCCGAGCACAACCTTCAATTCGACCCGGACCGCCGCACGAACTACCTGCGCGACGCCTACGGTTTGAGGCCTTTGGCTGCCATCGCTGTGGAGCAAGCCCGTCCGCAACCCGTGGTGGTGCCCATCACCAGGAAAACGGCTGAGGGCTTGGCCACGCGCAAGCGGCCCTACCTGGCCTGGGCTGCAGCCAGCGTGGGAATCCTGCTCATCGGCGGGGCCGCCATCTGGGTATTCCTTCAACCACCGAACAGGCACGCGCAATGGAGCGGATGGTCCCTGCTGAAAGGCGGATCATCCCAAGGATACACGGCTCCGTCACAGGCTGGATTCCTGCCGGTCGAGACCCATGGGCCCTTCCTGCTTCCCGAAGCCGATTCAGGGGTGCATGAAACCGTGCTCGATGCGGAGAACGATGTGCGGTTGAAGGTCGATTGGGGACGGCCCGCGCCGGCGCCAGCCGCTGCGGACACCACCCACGTGGCGCTGAAGCCGGCCCGCTCCGATGATGCCGCACTACGCTACCATGTGGTGGGCGGCTGCTTCGCGCAACCGGAGAACGCGGACAAGATGCTGGGCGATCTGCTGACCAAAGGATACCCGGCGCGCCGCCTTCGCCAGCGCGGCGAATTGCACCCCGTGGCGATCGGCAGTTACGCC
Coding sequences within it:
- the kdsB gene encoding 3-deoxy-manno-octulosonate cytidylyltransferase — its product is MRILGVIPARYASTRLPGKPLVDIGGTSMVMRVVEQARRSSSLDRVIVATDDARVLDHAAAHGGECVMTSPDHPTGTDRCYEALNIVGRGRYDAVVNIQGDEPFIVPQQIDELCLALRKAPSGIATLAQVVTDDRDLDDPGEVLITADVNMDALYFSRAAIPFLRDVDAGPRHARFRYLKHVGLYGFSAEVLEKLVELAPSSLEKAEALEQLRWVENGYRVRIGLTEHPSFCVDTPADLEEARHRAASL
- a CDS encoding SPOR domain-containing protein, coding for MGLERDLHDLLFCHDCVIVPQWGGFLTHYRPARLDEARKLIHPPSKDLSFNRHLVRNDGLLADHLARREGLAFDKASARIDSEVASWRLALDRSGRLELPSIGIFYRDAEHNLQFDPDRRTNYLRDAYGLRPLAAIAVEQARPQPVVVPITRKTAEGLATRKRPYLAWAAASVGILLIGGAAIWVFLQPPNRHAQWSGWSLLKGGSSQGYTAPSQAGFLPVETHGPFLLPEADSGVHETVLDAENDVRLKVDWGRPAPAPAAADTTHVALKPARSDDAALRYHVVGGCFAQPENADKMLGDLLTKGYPARRLRQRGELHPVAIGSYATRAEALAMLQTVRTGDGRAAWLLVR